In a single window of the Agromyces sp. H17E-10 genome:
- a CDS encoding nucleotide sugar dehydrogenase, translating to MRIAVVALGKIGLPLAVQFADQGHEVIGVDVNQAVVDLVNAGTEPFPGEAHLQEKLAELVPAGRLRATTDYAEAVPGADAVVIVVPLFVNDETWEPDFGWMDAATRSLAEHLTPGTLVSYETTLPVGTTRGRWKPMIEQVSGLTEGTDFHLVFSPERVLTGRVFEDLRKYPKLVGALGAEGTRRAVEFYEAVLEFDERPDLARANGVWDMGSPEASEMAKLAETTYRDVNIGLANQFALYADEVGVDVYAVIEACNSQPFSHIHRPGIAVGGHCIPVYPRLYLSTDRDAEIVRTARTLNASMPERLVAQAAGVLGDLGGLTAVVLGAAYRGGVKETAFSGVFATVDALESRGAKVLVHDPLYTDDELARFGWAPYHLGETADLVIVQADHADYKTLGSGDVPGARLVVDGRNVTSAANWVGTPRLVIGSGGVR from the coding sequence ATGCGTATCGCCGTCGTGGCCCTCGGAAAGATCGGCCTCCCTCTTGCTGTGCAGTTCGCCGATCAGGGCCACGAGGTCATCGGCGTCGACGTCAACCAGGCCGTCGTCGATCTGGTGAACGCCGGCACCGAGCCGTTCCCCGGTGAGGCCCACCTGCAGGAGAAGCTCGCCGAGCTCGTGCCGGCAGGGCGCCTGCGCGCCACCACCGACTACGCCGAGGCCGTTCCCGGGGCGGATGCCGTCGTCATCGTCGTGCCGCTGTTCGTGAACGACGAGACCTGGGAGCCCGACTTCGGCTGGATGGACGCCGCGACGCGCTCGCTCGCCGAGCACCTCACGCCCGGCACGCTCGTCTCGTACGAGACGACCCTCCCCGTCGGCACCACGCGCGGCCGCTGGAAGCCGATGATCGAGCAGGTGTCGGGCCTCACCGAGGGCACTGACTTCCACCTCGTGTTCTCGCCCGAGCGGGTGCTCACCGGACGCGTCTTCGAAGATCTCCGCAAGTACCCGAAGCTCGTGGGCGCGCTGGGCGCAGAGGGCACGCGCCGCGCGGTCGAGTTCTACGAGGCGGTGCTCGAGTTCGACGAGCGTCCCGACCTCGCCCGCGCCAACGGCGTGTGGGACATGGGTTCGCCCGAGGCATCCGAGATGGCGAAGCTGGCCGAGACCACGTACCGCGACGTCAACATCGGCCTCGCCAACCAGTTCGCCCTCTACGCCGACGAGGTCGGCGTCGACGTGTACGCCGTCATCGAGGCGTGCAACTCGCAGCCCTTCAGCCACATCCACCGGCCGGGGATCGCGGTCGGTGGACACTGCATCCCGGTGTACCCGCGCCTGTACCTGTCGACCGACCGCGACGCCGAGATCGTGCGCACGGCTCGAACCCTCAACGCCTCGATGCCCGAACGCCTCGTCGCGCAGGCCGCCGGCGTGCTCGGCGACCTCGGCGGGCTCACCGCCGTGGTGCTCGGCGCCGCCTACCGCGGCGGCGTGAAGGAGACCGCGTTCTCGGGCGTCTTCGCGACGGTCGACGCACTCGAGTCGCGCGGCGCGAAGGTGCTCGTGCACGACCCGCTCTACACCGACGACGAGCTCGCACGCTTCGGCTGGGCGCCCTACCACTTGGGCGAGACCGCCGACCTCGTGATCGTGCAGGCCGATCACGCCGACTACAAGACCCTCGGGTCGGGCGACGTGCCCGGCGCCCGCCTCGTCGTCGACGGTCGCAACGTCACTTCGGCCGCGAACTGGGTCGGCACGCCCCGGCTCGTCATCGGAAGTGGAGGTGTCCGATGA
- a CDS encoding class I SAM-dependent methyltransferase, protein MTLFRRGARRASLRAGRRGLSIRFDSPAIGRMVDVEIDGRKLWSTPVPEAAGRAAHVSWPTVLHTHLHGTGTIVLRDQRNGLALAEGRYSWPAKPGAVGLAELVAAGQVIDKWGKLTDAPSDALHRRLMLSMREVLDDLVGLGYTAAITGGTLLGAIREGRILAHDDDIDLLVYLGEAAPPDVSIASYELERVIRARGHEVLRHSDAHLQVMFDDETSPSPTSSAVHVDLFLGFHDRGVYNQPIAVRGAFAPASLLPLGEVTLEGVSVPSVADGDAWLELCYGTGWRTPDPSFRFRTPSSTRRRFENWFGVYDLNRDFWERHTTLGRSRHWHGDVERLLAATKPGDRVIDLGCGDGELAEMLARAGREVIAVDYTRAALARASAREGLVVQRLNLADRRAVLEFIADELAVGGSRHVLLSNVLHTLTREARANTFLLLRALLDGGSVALASFSVNASFVYDHDRPDTWHLPLKWLREEASAFGIECAVEAHQVRGTAAGPRMVATTRLYSTKVAASVAREEAR, encoded by the coding sequence GTGACTCTCTTCCGACGCGGTGCCAGGCGTGCATCGCTCCGGGCCGGCCGGCGGGGACTGTCGATCCGGTTCGACTCGCCGGCGATCGGCCGGATGGTCGATGTGGAGATCGACGGCCGCAAGCTCTGGAGCACGCCGGTGCCCGAGGCGGCAGGCCGGGCCGCACACGTCTCCTGGCCGACGGTACTGCACACGCACCTCCACGGCACCGGAACGATCGTTCTGCGCGATCAGCGCAACGGGCTCGCGCTCGCGGAAGGGCGCTACTCGTGGCCGGCGAAACCGGGTGCGGTTGGCCTGGCCGAGCTCGTCGCGGCCGGCCAGGTCATCGACAAGTGGGGCAAGCTGACGGACGCCCCGTCGGATGCGCTCCATCGGCGGCTGATGCTCTCGATGCGTGAGGTGCTCGACGACCTCGTCGGGCTGGGCTACACCGCGGCGATCACGGGCGGCACGCTGCTCGGCGCGATCCGCGAGGGACGCATCCTCGCGCACGACGACGACATCGACCTGCTCGTCTACCTCGGGGAGGCGGCGCCGCCCGACGTGTCGATCGCGTCGTACGAGCTCGAGCGCGTCATTCGCGCTCGCGGACACGAGGTGCTGCGGCACAGCGACGCCCATCTGCAGGTGATGTTCGACGACGAGACGTCGCCGAGTCCGACCTCGTCGGCCGTGCACGTCGATCTCTTCCTCGGCTTCCATGACCGCGGTGTCTACAATCAGCCCATCGCCGTACGCGGCGCCTTCGCACCCGCATCACTGCTGCCGCTCGGCGAGGTGACGCTCGAAGGTGTCTCGGTGCCGTCGGTCGCCGACGGCGACGCCTGGCTGGAGCTCTGCTACGGCACGGGCTGGCGAACACCCGATCCGTCGTTCCGCTTCCGGACGCCGTCGTCGACTCGCCGTCGCTTCGAGAACTGGTTCGGCGTCTACGACCTCAACCGCGACTTCTGGGAGCGCCACACCACGCTCGGGCGTTCGCGCCACTGGCACGGCGATGTCGAACGTCTGCTCGCCGCGACGAAACCCGGAGATCGGGTCATCGATCTCGGATGCGGAGACGGAGAACTCGCGGAGATGCTCGCACGGGCCGGCCGTGAGGTGATCGCGGTCGACTACACGCGAGCCGCGCTCGCCAGGGCGTCGGCCCGTGAGGGACTCGTCGTGCAGCGCCTGAATCTCGCCGACCGCCGCGCGGTGCTCGAGTTCATCGCCGACGAACTCGCCGTCGGCGGCAGCCGGCACGTCCTGCTGTCGAACGTGCTCCACACGCTGACGCGCGAGGCCCGGGCGAACACGTTCCTGCTGCTGCGCGCTCTGCTCGACGGCGGCTCGGTGGCGCTCGCCTCGTTCTCGGTGAACGCGTCGTTCGTCTACGATCACGACCGCCCCGACACGTGGCATCTGCCGCTCAAGTGGTTGCGCGAGGAGGCATCGGCATTCGGCATCGAATGCGCGGTCGAGGCGCATCAGGTCCGGGGGACCGCCGCCGGACCGCGCATGGTCGCGACGACGAGGCTCTACAGTACGAAGGTGGCCGCGTCGGTGGCCCGGGAGGAGGCACGGTGA
- a CDS encoding lipopolysaccharide biosynthesis protein translates to MKTKTALRYAGGYGLSVAISGVVSLAVIPAIIVAAGADSWATIAVAQAVAGFAFVFAVYGWGVVGPTEVASRPDADRGAYYFDSLLSRVWLCLVIVPIAIVIAVVIVDGDALLAALTVASGVLVALGAGWFYVGEASPIRFLLIDTLPRIAGTVVGAIVLIATGDVIAFAALQLVGVVMSAVVANWNILSRYRGWRFGISPVRAVRNLAGQASPVAMSATAAVYVNVPIVLIDLFLPQATAVYALAERIVRLALYSTRPIVQIAQGWVPNPVPEVQAARARRVTLVALGLGGLGGLVYAIAGPWIGDLLSGGTLVIPLALAVPMAVNLAAILASQLTGFACLTAFGLTRALATSTIVGAVVGTLLMYPLLLWIGAPGVAWGLAVAELCVLGVQLVTLAPRLRRIEPVGS, encoded by the coding sequence GTGAAGACGAAGACTGCGCTGCGCTACGCCGGCGGCTACGGCCTGTCGGTCGCGATCTCCGGCGTCGTCAGCCTCGCGGTCATCCCTGCGATCATCGTCGCGGCCGGCGCCGACTCGTGGGCGACGATCGCGGTGGCCCAGGCCGTCGCCGGGTTCGCCTTCGTGTTCGCCGTCTACGGCTGGGGGGTCGTCGGTCCGACCGAGGTCGCGAGCCGCCCCGACGCCGACCGCGGCGCGTACTACTTCGACTCCCTCCTCAGCCGGGTGTGGCTCTGCCTCGTGATCGTGCCGATCGCGATCGTCATCGCCGTCGTGATCGTCGACGGCGATGCGCTGCTCGCGGCGCTCACGGTGGCCAGCGGGGTGCTCGTGGCGCTCGGCGCGGGGTGGTTCTACGTGGGTGAGGCGAGCCCCATCCGATTCCTGCTCATCGACACGCTCCCCCGCATCGCCGGCACCGTGGTCGGGGCGATCGTGCTCATCGCGACCGGCGACGTCATCGCCTTCGCGGCCCTGCAGCTCGTCGGCGTCGTCATGTCCGCGGTCGTCGCGAACTGGAACATCCTCTCCAGATACCGCGGCTGGCGGTTCGGAATCTCGCCGGTCCGGGCCGTGCGCAATCTCGCCGGTCAGGCGAGCCCGGTCGCGATGTCCGCGACGGCCGCCGTGTACGTCAACGTGCCGATCGTGCTCATCGATCTGTTCCTCCCGCAGGCGACCGCCGTCTACGCCCTCGCCGAGCGCATCGTGCGCCTCGCCCTCTACTCGACGCGACCGATCGTGCAGATCGCCCAGGGCTGGGTGCCGAACCCGGTGCCCGAGGTTCAGGCGGCCCGTGCGCGGCGCGTCACCCTCGTCGCGCTCGGCCTCGGCGGTCTCGGTGGACTCGTCTACGCGATCGCGGGCCCGTGGATCGGCGACCTGCTCTCGGGCGGCACTCTCGTCATCCCGCTCGCCCTCGCCGTACCCATGGCCGTCAACCTCGCCGCGATCCTGGCCTCGCAGCTCACGGGGTTCGCGTGCCTCACAGCCTTCGGCCTCACCCGAGCACTCGCGACGTCGACGATCGTCGGCGCCGTCGTCGGCACGCTCCTCATGTACCCGCTGCTCCTCTGGATCGGCGCCCCCGGTGTCGCCTGGGGGCTCGCGGTCGCAGAGCTCTGCGTGCTCGGCGTGCAGCTCGTCACGCTGGCTCCCAGACTTCGCCGAATCGAACCAGTAGGCTCGTAG
- a CDS encoding glycosyltransferase family 2 protein produces the protein MLPSTPAVDVVIAVHDPRRRIERAVRSVLTSIAVARAVVVCHNTPVSGIAERLGELVDDPRVILDGLRDDIPSPAGPFNLGLDRAQAPYFAIMGSDDELADGAIDEWLRVAERDRADVVIPALRYAGGRRVPTPPTRPLRTTGLDAVRDRLAYRTAPLGLIGRERFGSLRFTEGLVTGEDLEYSTRLWFSGARIARVRSGAEYLIHDDAERVTFTKRPVAVELRAVTALLENDWVRGLTAVERVAIAVKLWRLPIFGTAHYRAGAWTPADRESLSEVGRAVGLLAPAASEVLSRADHALVAAILDPSVPDDELDRRSRARRRFATPSALLPRRLGRVAAREAPIRFAAATWFAGRA, from the coding sequence GTGCTGCCCTCCACCCCAGCGGTCGACGTCGTGATCGCCGTGCATGATCCACGGCGGCGGATCGAGCGTGCGGTGCGGTCGGTGCTCACCTCGATCGCCGTCGCGCGGGCCGTCGTGGTCTGTCACAACACGCCGGTCTCGGGAATCGCGGAGCGGCTCGGCGAGCTCGTCGACGATCCCCGCGTGATCCTCGACGGATTGCGCGACGACATTCCGAGTCCGGCAGGACCCTTCAACCTCGGCCTGGACCGGGCGCAGGCGCCGTACTTCGCCATCATGGGTTCGGACGATGAGCTCGCCGACGGCGCGATCGACGAGTGGCTCCGCGTGGCCGAGCGCGACCGCGCCGACGTCGTGATCCCGGCACTTCGCTACGCGGGCGGCCGGCGTGTCCCGACGCCGCCGACGCGACCGTTGCGGACCACCGGGCTCGACGCGGTTCGCGATCGCCTCGCCTATCGGACCGCTCCGCTCGGCCTGATCGGACGCGAGCGGTTCGGTTCGCTGCGGTTCACCGAGGGCCTCGTGACCGGCGAGGACCTCGAGTACTCGACCCGGTTGTGGTTCTCGGGCGCACGGATCGCTCGGGTGCGGTCCGGGGCCGAGTACCTGATCCACGACGATGCCGAACGGGTCACGTTCACGAAGCGCCCGGTCGCCGTCGAGCTCCGAGCGGTCACGGCACTGCTGGAGAACGACTGGGTGCGAGGGCTGACGGCGGTCGAGCGCGTCGCCATCGCCGTCAAGCTGTGGCGGCTTCCGATCTTCGGCACGGCGCACTACCGGGCCGGTGCCTGGACCCCGGCGGATCGCGAATCGCTCAGCGAGGTCGGCCGAGCCGTCGGACTGCTGGCCCCGGCGGCGTCGGAGGTGCTCTCCCGGGCGGATCATGCGCTCGTCGCGGCCATCCTCGACCCCTCGGTGCCCGACGATGAGCTCGACCGGCGGTCGCGAGCCCGACGCCGGTTCGCGACGCCGTCGGCGCTGCTGCCGAGGCGACTCGGTCGGGTTGCGGCGCGGGAAGCGCCGATCCGCTTCGCCGCGGCGACGTGGTTCGCCGGGCGGGCGTGA
- the glf gene encoding UDP-galactopyranose mutase, protein MTDLVVVGSGFFGLTIAERAANEFGLRVQVIDRRDHIGGNAYSEDDPTTGIEVHRYGAHLFHTSNEKVWEYVNRFTKFTNYVHKVYTNHNGVVYPLPVNLGTINQFFGAAYSPDEARALIASQAGEFDTKSAANLEEKAISLIGRPLYEAFIRDYTAKQWQTDPTELPAEVISRLPVRYNYDNRYFNDTHEGLPVDGYTAWIERMADHPKIDVQLSTDFFDASQPINKSAVVGNVPVVYTGPVDRYFDSSAGHLSWRTLDFEREVVPVGDFQGTSVMNYADASVPYTRIHEFRHFHPEREYTADQTIIMREFSRFAEHGDEPYYPVNTPEDRAALLAYRDLQDGEPDVYFGGRLGTYQYLDMHMAIGSALSMFQNKLVERFAR, encoded by the coding sequence ATGACCGATCTCGTCGTCGTCGGCTCAGGATTCTTCGGACTCACCATCGCGGAGCGCGCCGCGAACGAATTCGGCCTGCGCGTGCAGGTCATCGATCGTCGCGACCACATCGGCGGCAACGCCTACAGCGAGGACGACCCCACGACCGGCATCGAGGTCCACCGCTACGGCGCGCACCTCTTCCACACCTCGAACGAGAAGGTGTGGGAGTACGTCAACCGGTTCACGAAGTTCACGAACTACGTGCACAAGGTGTACACGAACCACAACGGCGTCGTGTACCCGCTGCCGGTGAACCTCGGCACGATCAACCAGTTCTTCGGTGCCGCGTACTCACCCGACGAGGCGCGGGCGCTCATCGCCTCGCAGGCCGGCGAGTTCGACACGAAGTCGGCGGCCAACCTCGAGGAGAAGGCGATCTCGCTCATCGGGCGCCCGCTGTACGAGGCATTCATCCGCGACTACACCGCGAAGCAGTGGCAGACCGACCCGACCGAGCTCCCGGCCGAGGTCATCAGCCGCCTTCCGGTGCGGTACAACTACGACAACCGCTACTTCAACGACACCCACGAGGGCCTGCCGGTCGACGGCTACACCGCGTGGATCGAGCGCATGGCCGACCACCCGAAGATCGACGTCCAGCTGTCGACCGACTTCTTCGATGCATCCCAGCCGATCAACAAGTCGGCGGTCGTCGGCAATGTGCCGGTCGTCTACACCGGCCCGGTCGACCGCTACTTCGACTCGTCGGCGGGCCACCTCAGCTGGCGCACGCTCGATTTCGAGCGCGAGGTCGTGCCGGTCGGCGACTTCCAGGGCACCTCGGTCATGAACTACGCGGATGCCTCGGTGCCGTACACCCGCATCCACGAGTTCCGCCACTTCCACCCCGAGCGCGAGTACACCGCCGACCAGACCATCATCATGCGCGAGTTCTCGCGCTTCGCGGAGCACGGCGACGAGCCGTACTACCCGGTGAACACGCCTGAAGACCGCGCGGCGCTGCTCGCCTACCGCGACCTCCAAGACGGGGAGCCCGACGTCTACTTCGGCGGCCGGCTGGGCACCTACCAGTACCTCGACATGCACATGGCGATCGGTTCGGCGCTCAGCATGTTCCAGAACAAGCTGGTCGAGCGCTTCGCGCGCTGA
- a CDS encoding glycosyltransferase — MSATWNEIQRVVFPQDADPDVISLYVDADVWAKVGDREVRVSDRAHLDDVLGRDRFRVSSGERVSFASYFNAFPASYWQQWTNVERVRLSVETSGEGTLLVYRSTAQGVPQRVASEPFSGTVRHEIELPIVTFGDGGWYWFDIVAGDAEVVVADGRWLTDAPEVRKGGASIGTTTFNKPDYCVSTLEALAGDETVREVIDRIYIVDQGNQRVVDEPGFEAVAARLGDTLTMIEQPNLGGSGGFARSMAETLDAGESDFLILLDDDVTVEPESIARAVRFARHTTRPVVVGGHMFDLLNRPVLHAFAETVDLKPFVWHAQPHDEVPHDFRFSNLRQTRWMHARMDADYNGWWFCLIPTEVIRSIGLSLPAFIKWDDAEYCLRARDAGYPTVTLPGMALWHVSWLDKDDSIDWQAYFHARNRIVAGLLHSPYPNGGLLARDSERWDLKHLLSMQYYPVTLRHRALRDILSGPAHMQQGMATILGELRAAAADFPEKTVLRHESEIPMTVEGKRVYPVPATTAGPKGPRGIPLVLFTVQMTVRQWFTRPAPKNVAEPQVELAKRDGTWFRLPHFDSALVSTADGSGKVRYTRDPKTFRRLLRESRRLHRELRKRWPELAREYRAALPEITSPEQWVPHFTTKK; from the coding sequence GTGAGCGCTACCTGGAACGAGATCCAACGCGTCGTCTTCCCGCAGGACGCCGACCCCGACGTCATCTCCCTGTACGTCGACGCCGATGTCTGGGCGAAGGTCGGCGACCGCGAGGTCCGGGTGAGCGACCGGGCCCACCTCGACGATGTGCTCGGCCGCGACCGGTTCCGTGTCTCATCCGGCGAGCGGGTCTCGTTCGCGAGCTACTTCAACGCGTTCCCCGCCTCCTACTGGCAGCAGTGGACGAACGTCGAGCGCGTGCGCCTCTCGGTCGAGACGTCAGGCGAGGGCACGCTGCTCGTGTACCGCTCCACGGCTCAGGGCGTGCCCCAGCGCGTCGCCTCCGAACCGTTCTCGGGCACGGTCCGCCACGAGATCGAGCTGCCCATCGTCACGTTCGGCGACGGCGGCTGGTACTGGTTCGACATCGTCGCCGGCGACGCCGAGGTGGTCGTCGCCGACGGACGCTGGCTGACGGATGCGCCCGAGGTGCGCAAGGGCGGCGCCTCGATCGGCACGACGACCTTCAACAAGCCCGACTACTGCGTGAGCACGCTCGAAGCGCTCGCGGGCGACGAGACCGTGCGCGAGGTCATCGACCGCATCTACATCGTCGACCAGGGCAACCAGCGCGTGGTCGACGAGCCCGGCTTCGAAGCGGTCGCCGCGCGGCTCGGCGACACCCTGACCATGATCGAGCAGCCGAACCTCGGCGGCTCGGGCGGATTCGCCCGCTCGATGGCGGAGACCCTCGATGCCGGCGAGAGCGACTTCCTCATCCTGCTCGACGACGACGTCACCGTCGAGCCCGAGAGCATCGCACGTGCCGTGCGGTTCGCGCGGCACACGACGCGCCCCGTCGTCGTCGGCGGCCACATGTTCGACCTGCTCAACCGCCCGGTCCTCCACGCCTTCGCCGAGACGGTCGACCTCAAGCCCTTCGTCTGGCACGCGCAGCCCCACGACGAGGTCCCGCACGACTTCCGCTTCTCGAACCTGCGCCAGACCCGGTGGATGCACGCCCGGATGGACGCGGACTACAACGGCTGGTGGTTCTGCCTCATCCCGACCGAGGTGATCCGCTCGATCGGCCTGTCGCTGCCCGCGTTCATCAAGTGGGACGACGCGGAGTACTGCCTGCGCGCCCGCGACGCGGGCTACCCCACCGTCACCCTGCCGGGCATGGCGCTCTGGCACGTGTCGTGGCTCGACAAGGACGATTCGATCGACTGGCAGGCGTACTTCCACGCCCGCAACCGCATCGTCGCGGGCCTCCTGCACTCCCCTTACCCGAACGGCGGCCTGCTCGCCCGCGACAGCGAGCGGTGGGACCTCAAGCACCTGCTCTCGATGCAGTACTACCCCGTGACGCTGCGCCACCGTGCGCTGCGCGACATCCTCTCGGGGCCGGCGCACATGCAACAGGGCATGGCGACCATTCTCGGCGAACTCCGTGCCGCCGCTGCCGACTTCCCCGAGAAGACCGTGCTGCGTCACGAGTCGGAGATCCCGATGACGGTCGAGGGCAAGCGCGTCTACCCGGTGCCGGCGACGACGGCCGGGCCCAAGGGCCCGCGCGGCATCCCCCTCGTGCTGTTCACCGTGCAGATGACGGTACGCCAGTGGTTCACACGCCCCGCACCGAAGAACGTCGCCGAACCGCAGGTCGAGCTCGCCAAGCGCGACGGCACCTGGTTCCGCCTGCCGCACTTCGACAGCGCCCTCGTCTCGACCGCCGACGGCTCGGGCAAGGTCCGCTACACGCGCGACCCGAAGACGTTCCGCCGGCTGCTGCGCGAGAGCCGTCGCCTGCACCGCGAACTGCGCAAGCGCTGGCCCGAGCTCGCCCGCGAGTACCGGGCCGCCCTGCCCGAGATCACCTCACCCGAACAGTGGGTGCCGCACTTCACCACGAAGAAGTAG